In candidate division WOR-3 bacterium, one DNA window encodes the following:
- a CDS encoding radical SAM protein: protein MKKYLKIKMPKYLNDKIKFQNSNVKCQTNYKFQISNGKEEINLEWVDGFIKAVKPYIYVRELDNLLILIPNQAYKLNQSGVAILSYLLKGNSISKIIELIGDDDIKKRELHYFFCDLRAIVSGCLKEGEKREAVIYEQFKSDLNDYPVLSEIAVTYRCNLNCEFCYVGHKGYPELNTSDLKKIIFKIYNEANVPSVSFTGGEPLLRKDIVSLIEYANKIGLWTNLITNGTMLTTDLVKSLKKAGLHSAQVSLEGPNGEIHDRITRVKNSFEKTINGIKYLLEEKITVHTNTTVSRHNINHLEGILLLIKTLGLKRLSMNLMIPCGSAENRSDLWIPYSEIGPYILKIKHLAQKENIQFLWYSPVPMCEFNPIAYGLGNKSCAAITGLLSIDPMGNILPCSSWREPVGSLLKNNFKEIWYSPMLNYFKNADYAPAECHQCIEFKICKGACPLFWKVFSVGAISNGDFHKIKNVGGTSSTDKLKLETQQAEMNSGRGWEAAPIGIKNG from the coding sequence ATGAAAAAATACCTAAAAATCAAAATGCCTAAATACCTAAATGATAAAATTAAATTCCAAAATTCAAATGTCAAATGTCAAACAAATTATAAATTCCAAATATCAAATGGAAAAGAAGAAATAAATTTAGAGTGGGTGGATGGGTTTATAAAAGCGGTTAAACCATATATTTATGTAAGAGAATTAGATAATCTTTTAATTTTAATTCCCAATCAGGCATATAAATTAAATCAATCAGGTGTAGCAATTTTAAGTTATCTCTTAAAAGGGAATTCAATAAGTAAAATTATTGAATTGATTGGTGACGACGACATTAAGAAAAGGGAATTACATTACTTCTTCTGTGATCTGCGGGCAATTGTAAGCGGATGTCTTAAAGAGGGTGAGAAAAGAGAGGCAGTTATTTATGAACAATTCAAGAGTGATTTGAATGACTATCCTGTGCTTTCGGAGATTGCGGTTACCTATCGGTGTAATCTTAATTGTGAATTCTGTTATGTGGGTCATAAAGGGTATCCAGAACTCAACACTTCAGATTTGAAAAAAATTATCTTTAAGATTTATAACGAAGCAAATGTTCCATCGGTCAGTTTCACCGGTGGTGAGCCGTTATTGAGGAAAGATATTGTATCATTAATTGAGTATGCAAATAAAATTGGTTTGTGGACAAACTTAATAACGAATGGGACAATGCTTACAACGGACCTCGTAAAATCTTTGAAAAAGGCGGGTTTGCATAGTGCCCAGGTGAGCCTGGAGGGACCAAATGGCGAAATACATGACAGGATTACCAGGGTAAAGAATTCTTTTGAAAAAACAATTAACGGAATAAAATATCTTCTTGAAGAAAAAATCACCGTCCACACAAATACAACCGTTTCAAGACATAATATAAATCACCTTGAAGGGATATTGCTATTGATCAAAACTCTCGGTTTGAAAAGGTTATCAATGAACCTTATGATTCCCTGCGGGAGTGCAGAGAATAGAAGCGATTTATGGATACCATATTCAGAGATTGGTCCTTATATTTTGAAAATCAAACACCTCGCCCAAAAAGAAAATATACAATTTTTATGGTATTCACCCGTTCCGATGTGCGAATTCAATCCCATTGCCTATGGATTGGGAAACAAATCCTGCGCGGCAATTACCGGACTTTTGAGTATCGACCCGATGGGTAATATTCTGCCCTGTTCTTCCTGGAGAGAACCCGTTGGTTCTTTGCTGAAAAATAATTTTAAAGAAATCTGGTATTCACCAATGTTGAATTATTTTAAAAATGCAGATTATGCACCAGCGGAATGTCATCAATGTATTGAATTTAAGATATGTAAAGGGGCATGTCCGTTATTCTGGAAGGTGTTTTCTGTGGGAGCCATTTCCAATGGCGATTTTCATAAAATTAAAAATGTAGGAGGCACTTCCAGTACCGACAAATTAAAATTGGAAACCCAACAAGCAGAAATGAATTCTGGTCGCGGCTGGGAAGCCGCTCCAATAGGAATTAAAAATGGATAA
- a CDS encoding folylpolyglutamate synthase/dihydrofolate synthase family protein — translation MKVAEFLNSLVNYEKVPGYKYDLEAFKEFLKKLGAPHEKLKNVILIAGTKGKGSTATMINSCLIASGYKVGLFTSPHLVRITERIRINNQEITEKEMEKYIRIIKPHINFKTRIGARTFFEVLTTIAFMYFAEKKVDFAVLEVGLGGRLDATNVFHSPIPVITRIGYDHMNLLGNKLSDIAYEKAGIIKKVLQGGTDFERQYGFDNRSCLTINDKRQTGSFSQPINVKRKNCGTVITIHQRPSVNRVLRKVAYERNHIIIYSNDLHKITLKNMTIKGSKLNINGALGKFYALLPLIGRHQIENLQIVLAVLYELKKSGFKIKIPNIKTGIKNAKLPGRFEILSEKPLIIYDVAHNEDSFKALLDNLKLLPEYTNKIYIIFGCNKDKEINYAIKNIFPLAKEVVLIKANNPRAMEPLEIFKRAKIYQENIIIATSTKNALEYLLEKIDCKSVVIVFGSFYLYSDLSKALGSVLIKS, via the coding sequence ATGAAGGTGGCAGAATTTTTAAATTCATTAGTGAATTATGAGAAAGTGCCGGGTTATAAATATGACCTTGAGGCATTTAAAGAATTTCTAAAAAAACTCGGCGCGCCCCACGAAAAACTGAAAAATGTAATATTGATTGCAGGGACAAAAGGGAAAGGTTCAACTGCAACGATGATTAACTCCTGTTTGATTGCGAGTGGGTATAAAGTTGGGCTCTTCACATCTCCCCATCTTGTCAGAATTACTGAAAGGATAAGAATCAATAATCAGGAAATCACCGAAAAAGAAATGGAAAAATATATCAGAATAATAAAACCACACATCAATTTCAAAACCCGTATCGGTGCACGGACTTTTTTTGAAGTCCTTACTACGATTGCATTTATGTATTTTGCGGAAAAAAAAGTTGACTTTGCAGTTCTGGAAGTCGGACTGGGCGGCAGGCTGGATGCGACAAATGTCTTCCATTCTCCTATTCCGGTAATTACCAGAATTGGTTATGACCATATGAATTTATTAGGCAATAAACTTTCTGATATTGCCTATGAAAAAGCAGGAATTATTAAGAAAGTTCTTCAAGGTGGTACAGATTTTGAAAGGCAATACGGCTTTGATAATCGATCCTGTTTAACAATAAACGATAAGCGACAGACCGGAAGCTTTTCACAACCGATAAACGTTAAACGCAAGAATTGTGGCACGGTTATCACTATCCACCAGAGACCTTCGGTTAACAGGGTTTTACGAAAGGTTGCATACGAAAGGAACCACATAATCATCTATTCCAATGATTTGCACAAGATAACACTTAAAAATATGACAATAAAAGGAAGCAAACTGAACATTAACGGTGCATTGGGTAAATTTTATGCCTTACTGCCGCTTATTGGCAGACATCAAATTGAAAATCTCCAGATTGTCCTGGCGGTTCTCTATGAGTTAAAAAAGAGTGGGTTTAAAATCAAAATCCCCAATATTAAAACAGGAATAAAAAATGCAAAACTCCCCGGCAGGTTTGAAATTTTATCGGAAAAACCATTGATTATCTATGATGTTGCACATAATGAAGATTCATTCAAGGCATTGCTGGACAATTTGAAACTTCTGCCTGAGTATACGAATAAAATTTACATCATCTTTGGCTGTAATAAAGATAAAGAAATAAATTATGCAATAAAAAACATCTTCCCATTAGCAAAAGAGGTTGTGCTTATCAAAGCAAACAATCCGCGGGCGATGGAGCCCTTAGAAATATTTAAGAGGGCAAAAATTTATCAAGAGAATATTATCATTGCTACTTCAACTAAAAATGCACTGGAATATCTATTGGAAAAAATAGATTGTAAATCCGTCGTTATCGTTTTCGGCTCATTTTATCTCTACTCTGACTTGTCTAAGGCTCTGGGATCTGTTCTGATAAAATCTTAA
- a CDS encoding PAS domain S-box protein, with protein sequence MVKKNGNPSDDYKKIIDALMRAGAGDLTTEITLSSEDPDLNAVAREFNKMISRLKITFNELRELNRQLDIKLKKLERIFDNSNDIILFINKYGTIVDINKSVRNSLGYEPDDLKGKHFAKSGLIFSEEIPALLEKFKIAMKKAIIKDRLNLTCIAKSGKEVYMEASLRLFKSEDEVEGIIVVLRNVTEHIQNDIKLKEEKEKLRSIISSIEDLVLIVDKELHLIEYYQSPVSRENLVLTSVKGYVGKSIKNFFPKSIASEIEKTIQYCIKTSQMQQIDYPVSAQKKSLWFNARITPLKDSGENVTGVSILIRDITEQVDMEKALEQTEEKYRKIFEQSPQGLIILDAEGRIVDVNKKLCEWLGYKRAEMIGKDHLMYPFLTKSGKIMAMRKFIQRLSGKFVQPYELEFIAKDGTVYLGEIDARSIKDESGNIVLLVVMVTDVTKRR encoded by the coding sequence ATGGTAAAGAAAAATGGAAATCCAAGCGATGATTACAAAAAAATAATTGATGCACTAATGAGGGCTGGAGCCGGTGATCTGACTACAGAAATTACTTTATCCTCAGAAGATCCCGATCTAAATGCAGTTGCCCGTGAATTTAATAAAATGATAAGTAGATTGAAAATAACATTTAACGAACTCAGAGAATTAAATCGGCAATTGGATATTAAACTAAAAAAACTAGAACGAATATTTGACAACAGCAACGACATAATCCTTTTTATCAATAAATATGGAACAATCGTTGATATCAATAAGAGCGTTAGGAATAGTTTGGGTTATGAACCTGATGATTTAAAAGGCAAACACTTTGCCAAATCAGGTTTGATTTTTTCTGAAGAGATTCCTGCCCTTTTAGAAAAATTTAAAATTGCGATGAAGAAGGCGATTATAAAAGATAGATTAAATTTAACCTGTATAGCAAAAAGCGGTAAAGAAGTTTATATGGAAGCGAGTTTAAGATTATTTAAAAGCGAAGATGAAGTTGAGGGAATAATCGTTGTTTTAAGGAATGTTACTGAACATATACAGAACGATATTAAATTAAAGGAAGAGAAAGAAAAACTACGGTCTATTATATCTTCGATTGAGGATTTAGTTCTCATTGTCGATAAGGAACTACATTTGATTGAATATTATCAATCGCCCGTGTCTCGGGAAAATTTAGTTTTAACCTCGGTAAAAGGTTATGTTGGTAAATCAATAAAAAACTTTTTCCCAAAATCAATTGCGTCAGAAATAGAAAAGACGATTCAATATTGTATAAAAACAAGTCAAATGCAACAGATTGATTATCCGGTATCGGCACAGAAAAAATCTTTATGGTTCAATGCGAGGATTACACCACTTAAGGATTCAGGTGAGAATGTGACAGGTGTATCGATTTTGATCCGTGATATAACAGAGCAAGTAGATATGGAAAAAGCATTAGAACAGACTGAAGAAAAATACCGGAAAATATTTGAACAGTCACCACAGGGATTAATTATTCTTGACGCTGAAGGTAGAATAGTTGATGTCAATAAAAAATTGTGTGAATGGCTTGGGTATAAAAGGGCAGAAATGATTGGTAAAGACCATTTGATGTATCCATTCTTAACAAAATCAGGAAAGATAATGGCAATGAGAAAATTTATTCAGCGGTTGTCGGGGAAATTTGTCCAGCCTTACGAACTCGAATTTATTGCCA